The proteins below come from a single Xenopus tropicalis strain Nigerian chromosome 9, UCB_Xtro_10.0, whole genome shotgun sequence genomic window:
- the LOC108646247 gene encoding up-regulator of cell proliferation, with amino-acid sequence MGTQGPDKGTLFRILLDELGMSSYRTSKLTLNNVLQIGPENIQRTECQTIKDFPWYFLWKLMALSPAARALHVPCEGVMSEERNLDEAVEASDNRPCSVHALDVLCVLLHCSDPCLQQEILSKMCLCQFAFPLLLPAGDGPGCTYMLWAMRGIVKRWRPQSSKGIKAFKEDNLVHIKMPMFSFMRLGECSLSKSRILNQLLSPPHQSQEFFLHREMETGNMLRKISDGLVEISWYFPGGSEKMDVFKEPVAVANVRGDLQSALVQFDFLTRVSSAVFIFTENIGESEYKRLSKIENTETSYFIIILVPSSGALSEETERNIQLLQKMKGINTFKKKDSVTDRNFVKILIHIIEYHIQNASNPKNIEEMSEEAKKLGIHVDEESEDIKEAKKLAQEITDNIKNVTQYKKETMRLQGNVWKKISQIEKEMCRMREQGKNNAETYRAKLIKRCSRLRKRQNELTFPSDMQKFTEGITGHKLLFLKMMAFYIDAITRDHLHSLNTEYEESFCHSPGDVDRLKEIDLRILNSSLGAEHFLRELGQFYEAKYSTAQGTKIKGRFRKYPGIVAELFLDGFPLELIDGDASNIPIHWITDILSELDSRTGGRYRMRVITVLGVQSTGKSTLLNTMFGLKFPVGGGRCTRGAFMTLLHVKDKLQYELGCEFILVVDTEGLRSPEMASLEGSYEHDNEMATLVVGLSDITIINMAMENTAEMKDILQLVIHAFLRMKQIGKKHNCQFVHQNVSDVSAHEKNLRDRQKLLQQLDKMTEVAARMEKKSQITTFSDIIDYNLEEHTWYIPGLWYGVPPMASVNAGYSDGVNELKKYLISYMKKMNVKPQTIPEFTEWIKSLWNAVKHEKFIFSFRNSLVSEAYNQLCMHYTGWEWNFQKATYKSFKKIEIFIKNLPADEIDRKTWGEIKEHLSRTLRNKERIVSESLEKYFTSGCDNVHLLEPFRSDFFQSVKYLRETQEMSLTLKSEELFLRQKEKCKIQKVLDRFIQIMEDRVAAIIEVSRNSASEIDDHQLKREFIRMWEKTLQEVPMPKNDPGYSLRNRYFSIFKSIYKEKDESQKRARYFCELCLEPAILHYIWEYTGFFILNDILHREDALEFRSRTVFQFKVLTNLLERMSFRRYRKYINDYESFAKSWILDFINHQYKGENCGRNWQILKSIIRKVSWALETVSKEETGTVLDSLEHFCSLLSRELAIEKKYLQLVMFQNKTSSSEFLEQVRFFLNDMEEKIIVKMREFDIGSILSQVTLKPQDELFKKVIGCGKQCPFCKVPCEAGAADHKEHFASLHRPKGLAKCNQKGNMEVLDYSTCSTDITSNGRFTSEETGFKPHPYKDYRTCYPDWIIYPEMNTDSSDYWKFVFKEFNQQFAGEYGKKPADIPEDWQSITREKALHSLKESFRLKEG; translated from the exons ATGGGCACTCAGGGCCCAG ACAAAGGAACTTTGTTTCGAATTCTACTTGATGAACTAGGAATGAGCAGTTACAGAACCTCCAAGCTGACGCTGAACAATGTTCTTCAAATTGGACCTGAAAATATACAAAGAACTGAGTGTCAGACAATTAAAGATTTTCCATGGTATTTTCTGTGGAAGTTGATGGCCCTTAGCCCTGCTGCCCGGGCTTTGCATGTTCCATGTGAAGGCGTCATGTCAGAGGAACGGAATTTAGATGAAGCTGTAGAAGCTTCAGACAATCGACCTTGCTCTGTCCATGCACTTGATGTTCTCTGTGTTCTCCTGCATTGCTCAGACCCTTGTTTACAGCAAGAAATTCTatcaaaaatgtgtttgtgtcagTTTGCTTTCCCCCTACTGCTTCCTGCTGGTGATGGACCAGGTTGTACCTATATGCTGTGGGCAATGAGGGGGATCGTGAAAAGATGGAGACCTCAATCATCAAAGGGCATCAAAGCATTTAAGGAGGATAACTTGGTGCACATAAAAATGCCAATGTTCTCTTTTATGAGACTAGGGGAATGCAGTTTATCAAAGTCGCGCATTCTCAACCAGCTTCTCAGCCCACCTCACCAGAGCCAAGAGTTTTTTCTGCACAGAGAAATGGAAACTGGAAATATGTTACGCAAAATCTCAGATGGGTTAGTGGAAATATCTTGGTATTTCCCAGGAGGCAGTGAAAAAATGGACGTTTTCAAAGAACCCGTTGCAGTCGCTAATGTGAGAGGTGACCTGCAGTCTGCTTTGGTGCAGTTTGACTTTTTAACCCGGGTATCTTCAGCAGtgtttatatttacagagaataTCGGTGAGAGCGAGTATAAACGTTTATCAAAGATTGAAAATACAGAGAcaagctattttattattatcctgGTACCTTCTTCTGGTGCTCTAAGTGAGGAGACAGAAAGGAACATCCAACTGTTACAGAAGATGAAAGGGATCAATACCTTCAAAAAGAAAGACTCAGTTACTGACAGAAACTTTGTAAAAATACTGATTCACATAATAGAGTATCATATACAGAATGCTTCAAATCCCAAGAACATTGAGGAAATGTCTGAGGAAGCCAAAAAACTTGGAATCCATGTAGATGAGGAATCTGAAGATATTAAGGAGGCTAAAAAGCTAGCCCAGGAAATCACCgataatataaaaaatgttactCAGTATAAGAAAGAAACTATGAGACTGCAGGGAAATGTCTGGAAAAAAATATCCcaaatagaaaaagaaatgtgCAGAATGAGGGAACAGGGGAAGAACAACGCAGAAACTTACAGAGCCAAGCTGATAAAAAGATGTTCTAGACTGCGCAAGAGACAAAATGAGCTTACATTTCCATCTGATATGCAGAAATTTACAGAAGGTATCACAGGACATAAACTTTTGTTCCTAAAGATGATGGCATTTTATATTGACGCAATCACTAGAGACCATCTTCATTCTCTGAACACGGAGTACGAGGAGAGTTTTTGCCATTCCCCTGGAGATGTAGACAGACTAAAGGAGATAGATCTGAGGATACTGAATAGTTCTTTGGGAGCTGAACATTTTCTGCGTGAGTTAGGGCAGTTTTATGAGGCTAAATATTCAACAGCCCAAGGCACTAAAATAAAAGGGAGATTTAGAAAGTATCCAGGAATAGTCGCTGAGCTCTTTCTAGATGGGTTCCCTCTAGAGCTCATAGATGGAGATGCCTCCAACATTCCCATACATTGGATAACAGATATCCTGTCAGAGTTGGACAGTAGGACAGGAGGAAGGTATAGAATGAGAGTCATCACGGTGCTAGGAGTGCAGAGCACAGGGAAATCCACCCTCCTGAACACCATGTTTGGGTTGAAATTCCCTGTCGGTGGTGGACGGTGCACAAGAGGAGCTTTTATGACACTGCTCCACGTGAAAGATAAACTTCAGTATGAGCTGGGATGTGAGTTTATTCTTGTGGTTGACACTGAAGGACTGAGGTCTCCGGAGATGGCTTCTCTTGAGGGCAGctatgaacatgacaatgagatGGCGACTCTAGTGGTTGGGTTGAGTGATATCACAATAATCAATATGGCCATGGAGAATACAGCAGAAATGAAAGATATTCTGCAGTTAGTGATACACGCTTTCCTTCGGATGAAACAAATAGGCAAGAAACACAACTGCCAGTTTGTCCATCAAAATGTGAGTGATGTTTCTGCTCATGAGAAGAACCTGAGGGACAGACAGAAACTTCTGCAACAGTTGGATAAAATGACAGAAGTCGCAGCAAGAATGgagaaaaaaagccaaataacaaCGTTTTCAGATATTATAGACTATAACCTTGAAGAACATACTTGGTATATCCCCGGCTTGTGGTACGGTGTCCCACCTATGGCTTCAGTTAATGCCGGATACAGTGATGGTGTGAATGAACTGAAGAAATATTTGATTTCATATATGAAAAAGATGAATGTGAAGCCTCAGACGATACCGGAATTTACAGAGTGGATAAAAAGCCTGTGGAATGCCGTGAAACATGAGAAATTTATCTTTAGCTTCAGAAACAGCTTAGTTTCCGAAGCTTATAACCAGCTATGTATGCATTATACAGGGTGGGAATGGAACTTCCAGAAAGCAACTTATAAGTCGttcaaaaaaatagaaatttttaTAAAGAATTTACCAGCAGACGAGATAGACAGAAAAACATGGGGAGAAATAAAAGAACATCTGAGTAGGACATTAAGGAACAAAGAGAGAATCGTGTCAGAATCACTAGAGAAGTATTTCACCAGCGGGTGTGACAATGTGCATCTCCTGGAACCATTTAGAAGTGACTTCTTCCAGAGCGTGAAGTATCTCAGGGAGACACAAGAAATGTCTTTAACTTTAAAATCTGAGGAATTGTTTCTCAGGCAGAaggaaaaatgcaaaattcagAAAGTGTTGGATCGTTTCATTCAGATTATGGAAGACAGAGTTGCAGCCATTATTGAGGTCAGTAGAAACTCCGCTTCTGAAATTGACGATCATCAACTAAAGAGAGAATTTATACGAATGTGGGAAAAGACACTTCAGGAAGTGCCAATGCCAAAGAACGACCCGGGTTATAGTTTAAGAAACCGttatttttccatatttaaaagtatttacaaagaaaaagacgaGAGCCAGAAAAGGGCGAGATATTTCTGTGAGCTTTGCCTAGAGCCGGCCATCCTCCATTATATTTGGGAATATACCGGTTTCTTCATATTAAATGATATTTTGCACAGAGAAGACGCACTGGAATTCAGAAGTCGCACCGTGTTTCAGTTTAAGGTCCTTACAAATCTGTTAGAACGTATGTCCTTCCGCCGGTATCGGAAATACATTAATGACTACGAGAGCTTTGCAAAAAGTTGGATATTGGATTTCATTAACCATCAATACAAGGGCGAGAATTGCGGTCGAAATTGGCAAATTCTTAAATCCATAATACGGAAAGTTAGTTGGGCTCTTGAAACTGTATCCAAGGAAGAAACGGGAACTGTTCTAGATTCTTTGGAACATTTTTGCAGCTTGTTAAGTAGGGAATTAGCTATCGAGAAAAAATACTTGCAGCTGGTAATGTTCCAAAACAAAACAAGCTCTTCTGAGTTTTTAGAGCAGGTTCGTTTCTTTTTGAACGATATGGAAGAGAAAATCATTGTGAAAATGAGAGAGTTTGATATTGGCTCCATACTTTCCCAAGTCACATTGAAGCCTCAAGATGAACTGTTTAAGAAAGTCATTGGGTGTGGGAAGCAATGTCCATTCTGCAAGGTGCCTTGTGAGGCTGGAGCTGCCGACCATAAGGAGCATTTTGCTTCTCTTCACCGACCAAAGGGTCTAGCCAAGTGCAACCAAAAAGGTAACATGGAGGTTCTAGATTACTCTACCTGTTCTACTGATATCACCTCCAATGGCCGTTTCACTTCAGAAGAGACAGGTTTCAAGCCCCATCCTTACAAAGATTATCGTACCTGTTACCCGGACTGGATTATCTACCCTGAGATGAATACTGATAGTTCAGATTACTGGAAATTTGTTTTCAAAGAGTTTAATCAACAATTTGCTGGTGAATACGGTAAAAAACCGGCTGATATTCCGGAAGACTGGCAGAGTATCACCCGAGAGAAAGCTCTACACAGTCTAAAGGAGTCATTCAGACTGAAAGAAGGGTGA